The genomic window TGCCAAAGAGGTCACGACGGCTATCATCAAGCTAACCAAGATGAGTAAAGAGGCGTTTTTACATACCCTTTTCGCTTCTCAAAAGGAACTTACCAGCCTCAGCACACTAAAAAATGAAGATCGAAAAAAGATGATACGCCGCCTTTTAGGGCTTGAAAAGATAGACTTTGTGGAAAATGAACTCATTGAAAAAAGCAGGGAACTCAAACGCGACATCGCCGCAAGTGCGGAATTTCTCCTGGGCGAAGAAGAGTTAAAGAGTAAAACAGCGTTGATAAAAGAAACTACCGCCATAAAACAAGCCTTTGAAAAAGAGGTAAAAACCAAATCAACGGAACTAGAAACCACCAAAAAACAAGAGTTACATGTAAGGCAAGAACTCGAAGTA from Sulfurospirillum tamanense includes these protein-coding regions:
- a CDS encoding AAA family ATPase, which produces MNLLKLHLENFKRYTSFDIEFGEGLIGIIGKNGSGKSTLFEAILFALYGEAKKRGSKDLLRNASASEKDAVLVELEFEFEGTAYRVVREFRGKTLSANAKLYKNEELTTSGAKEVTTAIIKLTKMSKEAFLHTLFASQKELTSLSTLKNEDRKKMIRRLLGLEKIDFVENELIEKSRELKRDIAASAEFLLGEEELKSKTALIKETTAIKQAFEKEVKTKSTELETTKKQELHVRQELEV